Proteins from a single region of Sporosarcina sp. P33:
- a CDS encoding N-6 DNA methylase, with amino-acid sequence MNKNHWFKENKDTKKELLGQVFTPKHVADFMVNMALEEKPKKVLDPCFGRGIFIDSLIEHKFPDKQITGIELDPYLFEDYCLKKITR; translated from the coding sequence ATGAATAAAAATCATTGGTTCAAAGAAAATAAAGATACAAAAAAAGAGTTATTAGGTCAAGTTTTCACACCAAAACATGTAGCTGACTTTATGGTTAATATGGCTTTAGAAGAAAAACCTAAAAAAGTTTTGGATCCTTGTTTTGGAAGAGGTATATTTATTGATTCTCTGATTGAACATAAATTTCCAGATAAACAAATAACCGGTATTGAATTAGATCCCTATCTTTTTGAAGATTATTGCTTAAAAAAAATAACGAGGTAG
- a CDS encoding DNA cytosine methyltransferase: MVIKTVSLFSGGGGLDLGFISEGFDVVWANDIDKDAALSYAENIGEHVNLNDITEIDLNEIPKADVLIGGPPCQSFSLVGKRNVEDERGSLVWSYLSALSHIKPQCFVFENVLGLKSAKTKDGTLVINDLLKAFKQEGYTVSWEVINAADYGVPQRRKRVILVGLRGDKSFVFPEPTHSEEGDFFKKKWVSVEDALSDLPSPNQLSTREYEKESILTEYQTLMRANNDVITDHSMPNISELDRIIIDNVPVGGNYMDIPDWVPSKRIQTFKKTGGRTTCYGRLRPDKPSYTINTHFNRPNVGCNIHYNEKRLITIREAMRLQSFPDNYKIVSTTKRGKHTIVGNAVPPLLAKALANQVKKYL, encoded by the coding sequence ATGGTTATAAAAACTGTTAGCCTATTTTCAGGCGGCGGCGGGTTAGATTTAGGTTTTATTTCCGAAGGTTTTGATGTGGTTTGGGCAAATGATATAGATAAAGATGCAGCATTAAGCTATGCTGAAAACATTGGAGAACATGTTAATTTAAACGATATAACGGAAATTGATTTAAATGAGATTCCAAAGGCAGATGTCTTAATAGGCGGTCCACCATGCCAATCATTTTCATTAGTAGGAAAAAGGAACGTCGAAGATGAAAGGGGTTCTTTAGTGTGGAGCTACCTTAGTGCATTATCCCATATAAAACCACAATGCTTTGTTTTTGAAAATGTCCTTGGCCTGAAATCTGCTAAAACTAAAGATGGAACATTAGTAATAAATGATCTACTAAAAGCTTTTAAACAAGAAGGTTATACTGTAAGTTGGGAAGTAATAAATGCAGCTGACTATGGTGTTCCACAACGTAGAAAAAGAGTAATCTTAGTAGGTTTAAGGGGTGATAAAAGCTTCGTTTTTCCAGAACCTACGCACTCAGAAGAAGGTGACTTCTTTAAAAAAAAGTGGGTTTCTGTTGAAGATGCACTCTCCGATCTTCCAAGTCCTAATCAGTTAAGTACACGAGAATATGAGAAAGAGTCAATTCTAACTGAATATCAAACTTTAATGAGAGCAAACAATGATGTTATTACTGACCATTCAATGCCAAACATTAGTGAGCTAGATAGAATTATTATAGACAATGTTCCAGTAGGTGGAAATTACATGGACATACCTGATTGGGTACCTTCTAAAAGAATACAAACATTTAAAAAAACAGGTGGTAGGACTACATGTTATGGAAGATTAAGACCTGACAAACCTTCTTACACTATTAATACTCATTTTAATAGACCTAATGTGGGTTGCAATATTCATTATAATGAAAAACGTTTAATTACTATAAGAGAAGCAATGAGATTACAGAGTTTTCCTGATAATTATAAGATTGTTTCTACAACTAAGCGCGGAAAGCACACTATAGTTGGAAATGCAGTACCTCCACTATTAGCAAAAGCTTTAGCAAATCAAGTAAAGAAATATTTATAA
- a CDS encoding Eco57I restriction-modification methylase domain-containing protein: MINDNFFNFDTEVDCIIMNPPYIRHENLHENSPDFLNKNNVIDSVKEIGVNLSVRSNLYLYFFLKACSLISKEGNIIAIMPDTWIKAQYGRNFKKYILNNFSIKSILTFENDVFPDAVVESCIIHLQKSSKEEISSNIVKFLELNESNKEIKKEKTVEISKVRSFEQIYLDELTQWNLNDQDELIWIKENLVDLDTIVNINRGIGTNANKLFIDNLHEMSVKYPKYFKEIICTPKNIKGYSTSNIDTEQYILDVNEPEDELPEELERYLIAVNKEILETKKPKTLYDKVTRKNKKWYYLNLDKPADIIFSYIIRERKNFILNEQKKIARDNFYKLNISGNYNEHLILAILNSDITSYFIESIGREHGKGLLKIQKYELDKLLIVNPSKISSKDQIKLIRLGKELTKNDDRSIISEINEIILPYVSGNLNIDKLSLLLMDKVNKRIKKKA; the protein is encoded by the coding sequence TTGATAAATGACAATTTCTTTAATTTTGATACAGAAGTAGATTGTATCATAATGAACCCTCCATACATTCGCCATGAAAATTTGCATGAAAATTCGCCGGATTTCCTAAATAAAAATAATGTTATAGATTCCGTCAAAGAAATTGGAGTGAATCTTTCTGTAAGAAGTAATTTATATCTTTATTTCTTTCTAAAAGCTTGCTCTTTAATATCTAAAGAAGGGAATATAATTGCAATTATGCCCGATACTTGGATAAAAGCCCAGTACGGTAGAAATTTCAAAAAGTACATTTTAAATAACTTTTCAATCAAAAGTATTTTAACATTTGAAAATGATGTATTCCCTGATGCAGTTGTTGAAAGCTGTATAATTCACTTACAAAAGTCATCTAAAGAAGAAATATCATCTAATATAGTTAAGTTTTTAGAGCTAAACGAATCTAATAAAGAGATAAAAAAGGAAAAGACTGTTGAAATTTCTAAGGTAAGAAGTTTTGAACAAATTTACTTAGATGAATTAACTCAATGGAATTTAAATGACCAAGATGAATTAATATGGATAAAAGAAAATCTTGTGGATTTGGATACTATTGTAAATATTAACCGTGGCATAGGAACTAATGCGAATAAGTTATTTATTGATAATCTGCATGAAATGTCAGTAAAATACCCTAAATACTTTAAAGAAATCATTTGTACTCCCAAAAACATAAAAGGGTATTCGACATCAAACATTGATACTGAACAGTACATTTTAGATGTAAATGAACCTGAAGATGAATTACCTGAAGAATTAGAGCGGTATTTAATTGCTGTCAACAAAGAAATATTGGAAACAAAGAAACCAAAAACTCTTTACGATAAGGTAACGAGAAAAAATAAAAAGTGGTATTACTTAAATCTTGATAAACCTGCAGATATTATTTTCAGTTATATAATTAGAGAACGTAAAAACTTCATACTAAATGAACAAAAAAAAATAGCTCGTGATAATTTTTATAAACTTAATATTAGTGGAAATTATAATGAACACTTAATACTTGCTATTTTGAATAGTGATATTACATCTTATTTTATTGAGAGTATAGGAAGAGAACATGGAAAGGGCTTATTAAAAATTCAAAAGTATGAACTCGATAAGCTCTTAATAGTTAATCCCAGTAAGATATCATCTAAAGATCAAATAAAATTAATAAGGCTTGGTAAAGAACTTACTAAGAATGATGATAGATCAATTATTTCTGAAATTAATGAAATTATTTTGCCATACGTTTCAGGTAATTTAAATATTGATAAATTATCACTACTATTAATGGATAAGGTTAATAAAAGAATAAAGAAAAAGGCGTGA